From a region of the Nitrososphaerales archaeon genome:
- a CDS encoding sulfurtransferase TusA family protein — MKIDLIVDSRYKSCPGPLLSLVKAMERLNPGQVIMLLATDPAAPNDIKEWASSVGHKVLKVEKIDEVYHIYVEV; from the coding sequence TTGAAGATCGATCTAATCGTCGATTCTCGATATAAATCTTGTCCAGGCCCGCTTTTATCACTCGTTAAAGCGATGGAAAGGCTCAATCCAGGTCAAGTAATCATGCTCTTGGCTACAGATCCCGCCGCTCCTAACGATATTAAAGAGTGGGCTTCGAGTGTAGGCCACAAAGTTCTAAAGGTTGAGAAGATCGATGAAGTATATCACATATACGTGGAGGTATAA
- a CDS encoding pyruvate ferredoxin oxidoreductase subunit gamma, protein MIEIRWHGRGGQGVVTAAVLLARAVINENRYAQAFAEFGPERRGAPVVAFTRIDDKPIYVRCNIYNPDIVVILTPALTSTVNVTDGLKNGGGIIINTTKQPEEIKKMMNIDGFVATVNATKISIDELSAPIVNTAILGSVVRATELVKLDTIVDVVRERFKGGIGERNVKAVLRAYEETKVLK, encoded by the coding sequence ATGATAGAAATCAGATGGCATGGTAGAGGGGGTCAAGGGGTAGTAACGGCAGCTGTGCTACTCGCCAGAGCGGTGATCAACGAGAATAGATATGCACAGGCATTCGCAGAGTTCGGCCCCGAGCGGAGAGGAGCGCCTGTAGTAGCGTTTACGAGGATCGATGATAAACCGATCTATGTAAGGTGCAATATATACAATCCCGATATCGTTGTGATCCTCACTCCAGCACTCACATCGACCGTAAATGTTACCGATGGATTGAAGAATGGTGGAGGGATCATTATAAATACGACGAAGCAGCCAGAAGAGATTAAGAAGATGATGAATATAGATGGATTTGTGGCAACGGTAAATGCGACGAAGATCTCCATCGATGAATTATCAGCCCCGATCGTAAATACGGCGATATTGGGGAGTGTAGTGAGGGCTACAGAATTGGTAAAGCTCGATACGATCGTAGATGTGGTGCGCGAAAGGTTTAAAGGAGGTATCGGTGAGAGGAATGTTAAAGCAGTTTTGAGGGCCTATGAAGAGACCAAAGTATTAAAGTGA
- the porB gene encoding pyruvate synthase subunit PorB, giving the protein MYTFYKTVRDIPKEEYLAPGHGLCQGCPEGTLVRWVTKVAGKDCIIVTPTGCLEVSTSIFPDTAWRVPWVHIAFENAGAVASGIEAALKSLKKKGVIPQDRKIHVIVIAGDGGTTDIGFQSLSGMLERGHDVVYICQDNEAYMNTGIQRSGSTPFGAWATTSPVGKVLKGKMQQKKDMLGIAAAHRIPYVASAAISPYWRDLFNKVKTAIDVEGPAYIHVLSPCPTGWRYDPSLTIEVGKLAVQTGMWVLYEIYKGKMTVNVRVPKRKRVEEYLKIQGRFAHLTEDMIEEIQKQVDEYVAEINKMVGEEVIGPVEG; this is encoded by the coding sequence ATGTACACATTCTATAAGACTGTAAGAGATATTCCAAAGGAGGAGTACCTTGCACCGGGCCATGGGTTATGCCAAGGCTGCCCTGAAGGTACCCTTGTACGCTGGGTAACGAAGGTGGCTGGAAAGGATTGTATCATCGTGACACCTACAGGCTGCCTGGAGGTTTCCACATCCATATTTCCAGATACCGCTTGGAGGGTCCCTTGGGTCCACATCGCCTTTGAAAATGCTGGTGCTGTAGCTTCTGGAATAGAAGCTGCTTTAAAATCTCTGAAGAAGAAGGGTGTAATTCCACAAGATAGAAAGATTCATGTGATAGTAATTGCGGGAGATGGTGGTACAACAGATATAGGATTTCAATCGTTGAGTGGGATGCTCGAAAGAGGGCACGATGTAGTCTATATATGCCAAGATAATGAAGCTTACATGAATACTGGTATACAGAGGAGTGGGTCTACACCATTCGGAGCGTGGGCTACAACTTCTCCAGTGGGGAAGGTATTGAAGGGCAAGATGCAGCAGAAGAAGGATATGCTCGGAATAGCGGCGGCCCACAGAATACCTTACGTAGCCTCAGCCGCCATTTCACCATACTGGAGAGATCTATTCAATAAGGTGAAGACAGCTATAGATGTAGAAGGGCCCGCATATATTCATGTCCTCTCACCCTGCCCGACTGGATGGAGGTACGACCCGAGCCTCACGATAGAGGTTGGTAAGTTAGCTGTGCAGACGGGTATGTGGGTCCTCTATGAAATTTATAAAGGTAAGATGACGGTGAATGTAAGAGTTCCGAAGAGGAAGAGGGTAGAGGAATACCTTAAGATTCAAGGCCGCTTCGCACATCTGACGGAAGATATGATCGAAGAAATTCAGAAGCAGGTCGATGAATACGTCGCTGAAATAAATAAGATGGTTGGAGAGGAAGTAATAGGTCCTGTCGAAGGTTAG
- a CDS encoding DUF4157 domain-containing protein has translation MNLHKARIFVIVSVTIILTLTLFLILSSKPLQIEEDGYIREARALFKDVMEGLVKVRGLPFTDSANLHVVSIEWVKENWGRRSLEAIIKEVMVEEEIYKALLLIPENVSLVKVRVEQSGWILAATIGYEVYIVRDYFELSNEARAREIFAHELTHVLQGMHFQRPNIKFHDEKQAWTSLIEGDAILTTRMYMAFWKSSSTTSISSAPKDLSKSFKDPLREIWLFPYEYGKKFVEKIFEYQGWDGVNGLYRRVPRSTTEIMHPEKYLQGWRFVEVDLVKLDGWEQVRVERFGEHFILVMLGTHMPIERAMKAAEGWMGDKFIYYKKDGNRLFLWRIVWESEEDGIEFEGSFNHLMRVVKGVELAPNYWKLPKQYIYIVRRGPEVFIIGSSIEVDELLKELSIQKEILTVIAR, from the coding sequence ATGAATTTACATAAAGCTCGCATCTTCGTAATCGTAAGTGTAACGATCATCCTAACTCTAACTCTCTTTCTAATCTTATCATCTAAACCTCTTCAGATCGAGGAGGACGGTTACATTCGTGAAGCAAGGGCTCTCTTTAAGGATGTGATGGAGGGGTTGGTTAAGGTTAGGGGTTTACCATTTACCGATTCGGCCAACCTTCATGTAGTATCGATCGAATGGGTGAAAGAGAATTGGGGGAGGAGGTCTCTAGAAGCGATCATCAAAGAGGTGATGGTGGAGGAGGAGATCTATAAAGCGTTACTCTTAATCCCTGAAAATGTGAGTTTAGTAAAGGTCCGTGTAGAGCAGTCGGGATGGATTTTGGCAGCCACCATCGGATACGAAGTATACATTGTAAGAGATTACTTTGAATTGTCGAACGAGGCCCGAGCGAGAGAGATCTTTGCACATGAGCTTACACATGTCTTACAGGGCATGCACTTCCAACGGCCCAATATCAAATTTCATGATGAGAAACAGGCCTGGACATCTCTGATCGAGGGTGATGCAATATTGACCACTAGGATGTACATGGCATTCTGGAAATCTTCATCCACAACTTCCATATCATCAGCCCCTAAAGATCTATCGAAGAGCTTTAAAGATCCATTGAGGGAGATATGGTTATTCCCGTACGAATATGGTAAAAAATTTGTGGAAAAGATATTTGAGTACCAAGGCTGGGATGGTGTAAATGGCCTATACAGAAGGGTGCCGAGGAGTACAACAGAGATCATGCATCCAGAGAAGTATCTCCAAGGATGGAGATTCGTCGAGGTCGATCTGGTAAAGCTCGATGGTTGGGAGCAGGTAAGGGTGGAACGTTTTGGGGAGCACTTTATACTTGTGATGTTAGGTACACATATGCCTATAGAGAGGGCTATGAAAGCGGCCGAAGGATGGATGGGCGATAAATTCATCTACTATAAGAAAGATGGTAACCGTCTATTCTTATGGAGGATTGTGTGGGAGTCTGAGGAGGATGGTATCGAGTTTGAAGGATCGTTCAATCACCTGATGAGGGTGGTGAAGGGTGTAGAGTTGGCCCCAAACTACTGGAAGTTACCGAAGCAGTATATCTACATTGTAAGAAGAGGCCCTGAAGTATTTATAATAGGCTCTTCTATAGAGGTAGATGAGTTATTGAAGGAGTTATCTATACAAAAAGAGATTTTAACGGTAATCGCTCGGTAA
- a CDS encoding 4Fe-4S binding protein, with translation MSGLKSWREIPIGCKTTSPGSTVRIKTGTWRDFRPVVNWEKCTKCMLCYIYCPDGTIFPESSYVDYDHCKGCGICAKECPVKVITMVEEVI, from the coding sequence ATGTCTGGGTTAAAATCCTGGAGAGAGATACCGATAGGTTGTAAAACTACTTCTCCGGGGAGTACTGTAAGAATTAAAACTGGTACGTGGAGAGATTTCCGACCTGTTGTGAATTGGGAGAAGTGCACCAAGTGTATGCTCTGCTACATCTACTGCCCCGATGGTACGATATTCCCAGAATCCTCTTATGTAGATTATGACCATTGCAAAGGGTGTGGAATATGTGCAAAGGAGTGTCCAGTAAAGGTCATTACGATGGTGGAGGAGGTGATATGA
- a CDS encoding DsrE/DsrF/DrsH-like family protein — MPKISIIISSERLDKLFPAVTLATSAAVMGWDSEIFFTFWGLLALKKDYEPSEVSSDYKCYENELKKAVSSGAMPSWRDVLIQGKKTGRLKVYACSTTMDLLKIKAEDLIEYVDDIVGAPTFLSRAKDSDINLFI; from the coding sequence ATGCCAAAAATCTCCATTATAATTTCCTCAGAAAGGTTGGATAAGTTATTCCCAGCCGTAACGTTAGCGACTTCAGCAGCTGTCATGGGTTGGGATTCAGAAATATTCTTTACCTTCTGGGGTCTCTTAGCTTTAAAGAAAGATTACGAGCCGAGTGAAGTTAGCTCAGATTATAAGTGTTACGAGAATGAGTTGAAGAAGGCAGTCAGCTCTGGAGCTATGCCGAGTTGGCGTGATGTATTGATTCAAGGCAAGAAGACAGGGAGGTTAAAGGTTTACGCCTGCTCCACGACGATGGACCTTCTTAAAATAAAGGCCGAGGATCTGATAGAATATGTGGATGATATCGTCGGAGCACCTACCTTTTTAAGTAGAGCGAAAGATTCAGATATCAATCTTTTCATATAG
- a CDS encoding valine--tRNA ligase, with product MAFKPKIVEKTWNPELERRIFAEWEEEGIYKFNIDTEREIFSIDTPPPYPSGRPWHIGAAAHYSQIDMIARTARMMNYEVYFPIGIDRNGLPVELYTERKYKVNIRNLAREEFIELCKNALDELEAEMIEIMKMMGLSGDFANYYRTDSEDYRRLTQATFIELWKRGLIYEATRPNNYCSDCGTTIADAEVVYVELPSQLVYIKFKVKETGEDLIVATTRPELLCSCQLIIVHPEDQRYKHLHNLHATIPLYNRDVEIRPHPSAKPEFGSGAAMICSYGDYTDVLLFRELGLKEIIAIDEDGKITDVGGIIAGLKVVEARKKIIDELNRKGLITKVEEIKHRTPVCERSGTPIEIIPMKEYYLKQIDLVPTLKNLAKGMIFHPEVHRQILLDWLDSIKIDWAISRRRYYATEIPVWYCKKCGEPHVPEPGPYYRPWKDKPPFKRCRRCDSEEFVGDSRTLDTWVDSSISPLYISKYLKDERLFNILYPTTLRPQAKDIIRTWLHYTILRCYQLTNKAPFKHVWIMGYGVDEKGERMSKSKGNVIDPIPILKKYGADTFRFWAASEARLGSDFRCSEKKIATVKNFLTKLWNISRFISSFPQPTEANLTPSDRWILGELSKLIDECLEGYRDFDFYIPSNKIREFSWNLFAAHYIEMVKPRAYGLGFSGEEQSAAWYTLHTCLRTILLLSAPIIPFITECIWQSLYSSESIHKQTFPKAEWDTKLTSLTKVLIDFNSKVWNMKKERGLSLRSQIHIEIPSELKIFERDLKAMHNIV from the coding sequence ATGGCCTTCAAACCTAAAATCGTTGAAAAGACTTGGAATCCCGAATTGGAGCGAAGGATCTTTGCTGAGTGGGAAGAAGAGGGCATATACAAATTCAACATCGATACAGAACGTGAGATCTTCTCTATAGATACACCACCACCATACCCATCGGGAAGGCCTTGGCATATCGGTGCTGCAGCCCATTATTCACAGATCGATATGATCGCCAGAACGGCGAGGATGATGAATTATGAAGTCTACTTCCCAATAGGCATCGATCGAAATGGCCTACCTGTGGAGCTATACACAGAGAGAAAGTACAAAGTCAATATTCGCAATTTGGCTAGGGAAGAATTTATCGAACTTTGTAAAAATGCTCTGGATGAGTTAGAGGCGGAGATGATTGAGATTATGAAGATGATGGGGCTCAGTGGAGATTTTGCGAATTATTACCGTACAGATTCTGAAGATTACAGAAGGTTGACCCAAGCAACCTTCATCGAATTGTGGAAGAGGGGTTTGATCTATGAAGCTACTCGGCCGAACAACTACTGTTCAGACTGTGGGACTACGATAGCGGATGCTGAGGTGGTCTACGTAGAGCTTCCGAGCCAACTCGTTTACATAAAGTTTAAGGTGAAAGAGACCGGTGAAGATCTGATCGTAGCTACCACAAGGCCAGAGCTCTTATGCTCTTGCCAATTGATCATCGTACATCCGGAAGATCAAAGGTATAAGCATCTACATAATTTACATGCGACGATACCCCTCTACAATAGAGATGTAGAGATTAGACCGCATCCCAGTGCGAAGCCAGAATTTGGTAGCGGTGCTGCGATGATCTGTAGTTATGGGGATTATACCGATGTACTCCTATTTAGAGAATTGGGGTTGAAGGAGATTATAGCGATCGATGAAGATGGTAAGATTACAGATGTTGGTGGTATCATCGCGGGATTGAAGGTAGTTGAAGCACGTAAAAAGATCATCGATGAATTAAATCGTAAAGGGCTGATCACGAAGGTGGAGGAGATAAAGCATCGCACACCAGTCTGTGAAAGGAGCGGCACACCCATCGAAATCATACCTATGAAAGAATACTATTTGAAACAGATCGATTTGGTACCGACACTTAAGAATTTAGCGAAAGGTATGATCTTTCATCCGGAAGTACATAGGCAGATATTACTCGATTGGCTCGATTCGATAAAGATCGACTGGGCAATCTCAAGGAGAAGGTACTATGCTACAGAGATCCCCGTATGGTATTGTAAGAAGTGTGGCGAACCTCATGTACCCGAGCCCGGGCCGTACTACAGACCTTGGAAGGATAAACCTCCATTCAAAAGGTGTAGAAGGTGCGATAGTGAAGAATTCGTTGGCGATTCTAGAACTTTAGATACATGGGTAGATTCGAGTATATCGCCACTCTACATATCAAAATACTTGAAGGATGAAAGGCTCTTCAATATTCTATATCCTACAACCTTGAGGCCTCAGGCTAAAGATATCATTAGGACCTGGTTACATTATACAATCTTAAGATGCTATCAACTTACGAATAAAGCACCCTTCAAGCACGTGTGGATCATGGGCTATGGGGTTGATGAGAAAGGGGAGAGGATGAGTAAGAGTAAAGGGAATGTAATAGACCCCATTCCGATCTTAAAGAAGTACGGTGCAGACACATTCAGATTCTGGGCAGCTTCAGAAGCGCGGTTGGGCTCCGATTTTCGATGTTCAGAGAAGAAGATCGCGACCGTTAAAAACTTCCTCACAAAACTCTGGAATATCTCAAGGTTCATCTCAAGCTTCCCTCAACCGACCGAAGCGAATCTGACACCTTCAGATAGATGGATCCTCGGCGAACTCTCCAAGTTGATAGATGAATGCCTTGAGGGCTACAGGGATTTTGACTTTTATATACCATCTAACAAGATCAGAGAGTTCTCTTGGAATCTATTCGCAGCACATTATATAGAGATGGTCAAACCTAGAGCCTATGGATTGGGATTCTCTGGTGAGGAACAGAGCGCTGCCTGGTATACATTACACACCTGTCTAAGAACGATACTCTTACTTTCAGCACCCATAATTCCATTCATCACAGAGTGCATCTGGCAGAGTCTCTACAGTAGTGAAAGTATACATAAACAGACGTTCCCCAAGGCAGAATGGGATACGAAATTGACTTCACTTACAAAAGTATTGATCGATTTCAATTCGAAGGTTTGGAATATGAAGAAAGAGAGGGGATTATCGTTAAGGAGCCAGATTCACATCGAAATTCCGAGTGAATTGAAGATATTTGAGAGGGATTTGAAAGCGATGCATAACATCGTATAG
- a CDS encoding acetate--CoA ligase family protein gives MNVFKLTLMERKKKVLEIIEGAIKEGRSILLEHEGKLVCMEHGIPTPRFFFAKDLNEVLNYGAVLNYPLVIKVVSPDIIHKSDVGGVELNLKDEDELHSAYQRILKNVRERVPNARILGVLVEEMVPSGIEVVVGMLRDRSFGPTIMFGLGGIFIEVLKDVSFRVAPLSSIDAEEMINEIKGRRVLDSFRGSPPVDIDALKNVILTLSELSITYPEFLQIDLNPIIVRGKDLKVVDTRIILCGHKVC, from the coding sequence TTGAATGTATTTAAGTTAACGTTAATGGAGAGAAAGAAGAAGGTTCTGGAGATAATCGAAGGAGCAATTAAAGAAGGACGTAGTATACTTTTGGAGCATGAGGGGAAGTTAGTATGTATGGAGCATGGAATACCAACACCCAGGTTCTTCTTCGCTAAGGATTTGAATGAAGTATTAAATTATGGAGCGGTGTTAAACTATCCACTAGTAATAAAAGTGGTCTCGCCAGATATCATTCATAAATCTGATGTGGGAGGGGTAGAGTTAAATCTAAAGGATGAGGATGAGCTCCATTCAGCCTATCAAAGGATATTAAAGAATGTTAGAGAGCGAGTACCGAATGCTAGAATCTTAGGCGTATTGGTGGAAGAGATGGTCCCAAGTGGTATAGAGGTAGTTGTAGGTATGTTAAGAGACCGTTCATTTGGACCCACTATCATGTTCGGCCTAGGTGGCATATTCATTGAAGTATTAAAAGATGTTTCATTCAGAGTCGCTCCATTAAGTAGTATCGATGCTGAGGAGATGATAAATGAAATTAAAGGGCGTAGAGTACTCGATAGCTTTAGAGGTAGTCCTCCCGTAGATATCGATGCACTAAAGAATGTGATTCTTACATTATCTGAACTCTCCATTACGTATCCAGAGTTTTTACAGATCGATCTGAATCCGATCATCGTTCGTGGTAAAGATTTAAAGGTTGTAGATACGCGTATAATTCTCTGTGGTCATAAAGTCTGTTAA